ACCggcaaaagaaaatgacaacaaatgccTTTCACACCTTTCAGGCGTCGGGCCGCTGAACAGGACGGACGACGCGGGCGTCTTGGAGAATCTGCTTGAAGATCTGTCTGCAAGCGGTGGAGGAGACGACCTGGAATTGAGCCTCGGGGGCCTCCGGGTACATTTGCTTTCCATAAATATCCTTGCGTCACTTGGGAAAGGGGAACAAAAAGGCTTCTCCATAAATAAAAAACGGGAAGCGGCCAGTCAAAATCGATCGGATGGGGTCGACGGGGGTTGAAGGGTTCCATTTGACAAGCTTTGAAGTCATCTCTGATCCTTTGCCACGGGGTAGGACTTGGCCACGTACGGCTTTAGGGAAGCAGGAGCGCCCGTGGAAATGTTTCGGTAGCTTTGAGCTCCAGCTCGTGGGGCTTGGCGGACGAGGAGGCCAACGCAGCCCCCTTGTAATACGATGGGCAAAGGTCCCGTCAAATACAAGGCCGGTATTTTTCTCTTCCCCGTCAAGTTGGCGTTGAGCAACGTCCCTCAGAGCTCAGACATCTTCCTCTTCACTGACGCGGCAGCCAAAGACAGGCAGTTGAAGTCCAGCGTCATCGTTCTCATTGAGCGGACTCAATCGGTGGTGCGTGGCGGACGCTGTGGCTTCGCTCCAAGGACAGACAAATCAAAACAGGAGACGACTTCTTTCTCCACCCAGGTTTACTTCCTGCTCGTAGGAACTACAACGGGGAACAGACAGCGAGGGCGCCCACGCCCGATTCCTGCccggcgacgacggcggcggcggcagcagcagcgGGGGAACGGGATCGCGCCGTCGGACGCTCAGCTGTATCGAGACTTGGCCCAGGCCGCGGGAGGTTTGGTCATCCAAGTGGAACGGGAAGAACTCTCGGAAGCCACCCAGATCATCGGGCAGTTATCCAACTCCTCAGTGGTAGCAAAAGCCCCCTTTCTTTCTCCGCTTCTGCCGCATGGCTGCGGCGCCCCACCGACTCCGGGTGTTTGCCGCCTTCTCCAAGGTGACACTGGTGCAGGCGTCTTGGAATCCGGGACGGGACGAAAGCTTTGCCTTCCGGGTGGACCAGACAACAAACAACGTGCGAATCTTCCTCACGGGAAATCCCGAGCGCCTCGTACTCACCGATCCCGCAGGTCTCGGAAACGGTGTGCCGTCCAGGGCGCTTGGGGCGAGAGGAAGCGCCTGGCCCTTTTGACCACCACGCAGCCAGTTTTCAGCGCCGCCTCTCCCGTCTTCGCAGGCTCGACGGTGACGGTCGGCGAGGCGGGTGCGGAGTCGTCAATCGCGTCCTCGCGGTCGGTCGGAAACTTCCGATCTTTAGAGCTGAAGAAAAAGGTGGGCGAGTGGCGAGCGACAGTGCCGTCCACAGCCACTTCCGCCGGTCCATATTCCCTGAGGGTCACAGGTGAGCGCGCCGATGCCAGCTGCCTAGAGAGAAAAATATGTGTTACATTGCATTATATCCTTGAAAGGTCAAAGTCCTATCGACTTCCTGTTTGATTTTGTGGAGTACGTACCCTCGCAGAACACATTCGATGTTTTGGACACGCGTCCGTCGGCCGGTAAGAGCGTGCGCTCCTCTTCCCTCTCTCCTGTCCTGTCTCTCCcgtacctctctctctctctctctctccttcgaTGCCAGGGCAACTGTCAGCAACTTTGCTCCTGTTTCTTTGAAGGTACCAACGCCACACTGCTCGTGACCCTGACGGGGAGCGACACGGCCACGGTGACAAATGTCAGTCTGGTGGAGTCCGCCGGTTTACGAGAGGTGGAAGGCCTGGTGGAGCCGCAGGGGAGCGGCGGAGGTTTTCTGGTGCGGGTTAGCAGGATTCCGTCCGTGCCTTTTGTGGTGCGCGTGAAAGGAGAGGAAGTGAATGGCGGCGGAGGAGATGCCTTTCTTTTTCAAAGGCAGTCGCCCACCAGCTTCCGGGCGTCCAATCTAAGCATCGAGGTGCGCGTCCCACCGACCGCACCATACGGCGGCAGCGCCGGTTGACGTGTTCCGCGTTTAGGCCCAAGCGGAGAGCATCCTGGTTCCCGGGTCGCCATTTTCCGTGCCTTTCTCTGTGAGCGCCGAAGGCGGCGGAGGAAACGTCTCCATCCGAATCACCACCAACGACCCTCTCTACGTGACCGACGGTCCCGAGTCTCTTGCGCTGGAGCCGGGAGTGAGCGCCGGCGGCGTGGCCGGGGTCTCGGTGCCGCTCAACACGCCGTCGGGCGCCACCGTCACCCTCGTGATCGAGGCGGAAGGTCCGGGGGAACTGGGCATCAACTACATCGTCCTCAGGATCTCCGTCTTCAATCCGGTGGGCCGGCCGACATTTTGCCCTCTGGGCGGGGAAGGAAAAGAgccaaaaaaaccaaaaacgtaCGCTGGATAGCCTCTGCCCGTGTCCCAACAGGTGTCCGACTTCACGGCTCCCGTGTGCGAGCTGCTCTCCGTTGTCAACTGCTTGCAAAACAGCAGCGACGCCTCGTGGAACCTAACGGTGCGCGTGAGCGACGGACCCCAAGGGACGGGCGTTGAGCGGGTCAACTTGACACGAGGCGACGGCACGCTGCTCCTGGCGCCGGCCCCCGGCGACCCCGACGTCATCCTGGCCACTTACAACGCCTCCTGCGACTCGCCCGAGTTGGGGCTGGCTGTGGCCGACCGCGTGGGGAACGTGGACACGTGCTCCTTCGACGCCTTCACCGCCAACTCGGGGGCCGCCCGTGTCATGCTAGAGCGGTGGGGCCTCAACTACGTGGCGCTCGGCCTGGCGCTCGAAGTCACGCGGCGCCTGAACCTGTGGTGAAGTTAGGCAGAAATTGCAATTTGCGACTGGCGCCACGTGTACGCCACTTGCCTGTGTTCAAAATACACCGCTGCTGCAACTTTATGGCTCTGAAACAGTTTGAACGACTAGCTGAAGTAGATTACTTTGCGATCCGCTCTCGAATGCTCGttccacgcacgcacgcacgcacgcacgcaggcCAAAGTGAAGGGGGTAAAATTGGGTTAAATCAGATTGGGTGCACTGCGTTGAATTCCCGGTGAGCTTCGGCCACACGTGGCCCAAACATTTTCGTACCACCGCATAGTTAAATGGCAGACCAATAGGAACCACGTACGGGTGCCTTCACCTCCATACatacgtgcgtgcgtgcgtgcgtccgtccgtccgtccgtgtatTCAAAGTGAAAGAAAGATTGCATTCCTTGCTGTTTCCATGTGATGCCCAAAGCGGAACGCCCCACATAAAATGGTGGGGAAATTGTTGGTATCCATGAAAGAAAGCCCAACTACAAAAAGACTAGACTTTATTATGGCATTGCTGCTCAAACCCTCCACGGGAAATCTCATTTTGCAGGACACACGTGGAAAGCATTTTGTCTCCCGTGTCTTTCCAGGTGCTAGTAAATGGCCGCCAGACTAGCAGATGACCCGCTAAACGTAAAGTGTGTTACATTTCCAATCTAATGTAGCGCTCTAATTTCCAAGCGGGCGGCCGTTTGTCCCTCGCCGCCAACTCTGCCGGCTGGGCGTGTCCTTCAAACGTTCGGCCCTCGTCCCCGTTTGGAAGAAAGGGGCTAAAAGCGTCGGTCTCCGCGGTTAAAAGGTCCGGCGCGTTCGCAATCACACAGTCGCCAGCGGGCCGCTCTTTCAGAGCCCGGCGCCGCCGGCTTCGCGCGGCACTCGCCCACCAAAAGTCTGCGGGTACCCTTTCCCCAAGTTCTGGTTGCCGGGCTCGGCCCCCCTTCAGGCCGTCCCGTTGGTGTGCTGGGACAGTCTGTTCTCCAAGTCACAGATTCTCTTCTCCTGCGACAACACCGTGGCCTTCAAGTGGCGCACCTCATCCAGCAGGCTCTCCAGCAACTGGGGCTGCGCCGGCGGATGCCGTGACGGGGGAAGGACGCCAATAGAGGTGACGGGGCAGAGAGAGAAGGGAGAGGAAAAGGGGGGAACGGGAAGACGGAGGAGGAAAGAGGGGCGAGGAGCGTGGGGAAGGGCAGCGAGTTAAAAAAGAAGTCAAAGTCCAAGCCCGAGGGGACACCCGTTGGTTGCAAAAGGCAGGCTAAAGTGAAAAGCAGAAAGGAGTTGTCGCGTGACGTGGCTGGGCTCGTAGGAGCTCGGGACTGAGACTTTGCTGGGGGCTTAGAGAAATGGTAACgagtgggagggagggagggagggagggagggagggagggagggagggagggaggggagggaggggagggaggggaggggaggggagggagggagggaagaggtGAGGCAAAGAAGGAAGGAGGGAAGGAGAGAAAGAAGCAGGACTGACCGGCAGGCTGGCGGCGTCGCAGGCAGAAACGCTGCGGCGGGGGCCGGCGGGCCTGGAATCCAGAGGCTTTTTTCCAGAGAGCTTGAGTTCGCGGCTTTTTGGCGCCACGTAGCCCCCCTTCATGGAGACCAGCACGGGGTCTTGATCCAGCCCCTCCAGCCACTCCTCGGGCC
This portion of the Stigmatopora nigra isolate UIUO_SnigA chromosome 19, RoL_Snig_1.1, whole genome shotgun sequence genome encodes:
- the LOC144212496 gene encoding von Willebrand factor A domain-containing protein 7-like — protein: MPATGTAFCSILLLQVGVLGFGILPESSQDHLEITERAILNVTVQACRALAESEGNQFTLPPQPFTVTGVAVACRAQSSVRSFQQAVRSIVLRNVRVDIQRALNSSFHFDDESFAGGRSIIVQGLQTVMASTLEGNFEGARESLGTISHPLQDFYSHSNWVELGNTFPNPNLIKSDTGIGNIAAPSRATCRSCDGDDCRDNILEDIIREQILTSGYFSLNPISATKPNGKCSHGGAIDQTSSLEPTGGINKDTFGSDHGFLHMEAADMATAATSQMLENIREAAGDVPFLRMLGISRGSGKALCLVIDTTQSMADAIAAVRDAASLLVDGQAGTDNEPSSYLLVPFNDPGVGPLNRTDDAGVLENLLEDLSASGGGDDLELSLGGLRLALSNVPQSSDIFLFTDAAAKDRQLKSSVIVLIERTQSVVYFLLVGTTTGNRQRGRPRPIPARRRRRRRQQQRGNGIAPSDAQLYRDLAQAAGGLVIQVEREELSEATQIIGQLSNSSVVTLVQASWNPGRDESFAFRVDQTTNNVRIFLTGNPERLVLTDPAGSTVTVGEAGAESSIASSRSVGNFRSLELKKKVGEWRATVPSTATSAGPYSLRVTGQSPIDFLFDFVEYVPSQNTFDVLDTRPSAGTNATLLVTLTGSDTATVTNVSLVESAGLREVEGLVEPQGSGGGFLVRVSRIPSVPFVVRVKGEEVNGGGGDAFLFQRQSPTSFRASNLSIEAQAESILVPGSPFSVPFSVSAEGGGGNVSIRITTNDPLYVTDGPESLALEPGVSAGGVAGVSVPLNTPSGATVTLVIEAEGPGELGINYIVLRISVFNPVSDFTAPVCELLSVVNCLQNSSDASWNLTVRVSDGPQGTGVERVNLTRGDGTLLLAPAPGDPDVILATYNASCDSPELGLAVADRVGNVDTCSFDAFTANSGAARVMLERWGLNYVALGLALEVTRRLNLW